The following are encoded in a window of Pseudomonas multiresinivorans genomic DNA:
- a CDS encoding transglycosylase SLT domain-containing protein, with product MRGRLFSLFSCLILSLSASTANAASLPQQRQMYDEAQKALARNDSGPYFRYQSALADYPLQPYLAYDELTNRLKSASNAEIERFIEQHGDLPQINWLKLRWMRQLADRGDWSTFVRYYDPKMNFTELDCLYGQYQLGHGNKAEGYATAEKLWLVGKPQPDACDTTFAMWQADGQLTEEKVWKRLKLAAEKGNYSLATVLSKRLPTLGSQGALMVNVAQNPAQLSQTTRFGARDHATADVVGLGLRRLAKQDPEKAITLLDYYSSVLPFSSDEKVSIAREIGLSLARRYDPRALPMMVKYDPQLRDDTVTEWRLRLLLRLGRWEEAYELTRALPPSLAETNRWKYWQARSLQLAQPQNKQAISLYQPVAGERDFYGFLAADRINAPYQLNNRPVAPDAGTMQRVRNAPSTRRALEFYARGEIINARREWYHAARHLSHDELLAQAKIAYDMQWYFPAIRAISQAKYWDDLDIRFPMAYRNTLVREARNRGLHSSWVFAITRQESAFMSDARSGVGATGLMQLMPATAKETSRKFGIPLASPQQLIVPDVNIQLGAAYLSQVHGQFNGNRVLATAAYNAGPGRVRQWLKDARHLAFDVWVETIPFDETRSYVQNVLSYAVIYGQKLNAPQPIVDWHERFFDEL from the coding sequence CTGGCCGATTATCCGCTGCAGCCGTACCTGGCCTATGACGAGCTGACCAACCGTCTGAAAAGCGCCAGCAACGCCGAGATCGAGCGCTTCATCGAGCAGCACGGCGACCTGCCGCAGATCAACTGGCTGAAGCTGCGCTGGATGCGCCAACTGGCCGATCGGGGCGACTGGAGCACCTTCGTCCGCTACTACGATCCGAAGATGAACTTCACCGAGCTGGACTGCCTCTACGGCCAGTACCAGCTCGGCCACGGCAACAAGGCCGAGGGTTATGCCACCGCCGAGAAGCTCTGGCTGGTCGGCAAGCCGCAGCCCGACGCTTGCGACACTACCTTCGCCATGTGGCAGGCTGATGGCCAGCTCACCGAAGAGAAGGTCTGGAAGCGCCTGAAGCTGGCAGCCGAGAAAGGCAACTACAGCCTCGCCACCGTGCTCTCCAAGCGCCTGCCGACCCTCGGCAGCCAGGGCGCGCTGATGGTTAATGTCGCGCAGAACCCTGCGCAGCTGAGCCAGACCACCCGCTTCGGTGCCCGCGACCATGCCACCGCCGACGTCGTCGGCCTCGGCCTGCGCCGCCTGGCCAAACAGGACCCGGAAAAAGCCATCACCCTGCTGGACTACTACAGCTCGGTACTACCCTTCTCCAGCGACGAGAAGGTCTCCATCGCCCGCGAGATAGGCCTGAGCCTGGCGCGGCGCTACGACCCGCGCGCCCTGCCGATGATGGTCAAGTACGACCCGCAGCTGCGCGACGACACCGTCACCGAATGGCGCCTGCGCCTGCTGCTGCGCCTGGGCCGCTGGGAAGAAGCCTACGAGCTGACGCGCGCGCTGCCGCCGTCGCTGGCCGAAACCAACCGCTGGAAGTACTGGCAGGCGCGCTCGCTGCAACTGGCGCAACCACAGAACAAGCAGGCCATCAGCCTGTACCAGCCGGTGGCCGGCGAGCGTGATTTCTACGGTTTCCTCGCCGCCGACCGGATCAACGCCCCGTATCAACTGAACAACCGCCCCGTGGCGCCGGATGCCGGCACAATGCAGCGCGTGCGCAACGCGCCGAGCACCCGCCGCGCTCTGGAGTTCTACGCCCGCGGCGAGATCATCAACGCCCGCCGTGAGTGGTATCACGCTGCCCGCCACCTGAGTCACGACGAGCTGCTGGCCCAGGCCAAGATCGCCTATGACATGCAGTGGTACTTCCCGGCGATCCGCGCGATCAGCCAGGCCAAGTACTGGGACGACCTGGATATCCGCTTCCCCATGGCCTACCGCAACACCCTGGTACGCGAGGCGCGCAACCGCGGCCTGCATTCGAGCTGGGTGTTCGCCATCACCCGCCAGGAAAGCGCCTTCATGTCCGATGCGCGCTCCGGCGTCGGCGCCACCGGCCTTATGCAGCTGATGCCGGCCACCGCCAAGGAAACCTCGCGCAAGTTCGGCATCCCGCTGGCCTCGCCGCAGCAACTGATAGTGCCGGATGTGAACATCCAGCTCGGCGCCGCCTACCTGAGCCAGGTTCACGGCCAGTTCAACGGCAACCGCGTGCTCGCCACCGCCGCCTACAACGCCGGCCCCGGCCGCGTGCGGCAATGGCTGAAGGATGCGCGCCACCTGGCCTTCGATGTCTGGGTGGAGACCATTCCGTTCGACGAGACCCGTTCCTACGTGCAAAACGTACTGTCCTACGCGGTGATCTACGGACAGAAACTCAACGCGCCACAGCCCATCGTCGACTGGCACGAACGCTTCTTCGACGAGCTCTGA
- a CDS encoding lysozyme inhibitor LprI family protein, whose protein sequence is MRKTVLSLSMLAAGLLSADLALAACEKPRNAFDSVYCLSTEYAQVDRELNNEFGTLRKMLNDGQKAALKKSQIAWIKDRDAQCSYERDGGYFVNLQCAVNKTNERLAVLRERERECQSTGCVDSKL, encoded by the coding sequence ATGCGCAAGACCGTTCTCTCCCTCTCCATGCTTGCCGCAGGCCTGCTCAGCGCCGACCTGGCCCTCGCCGCCTGCGAGAAGCCGCGCAACGCCTTCGACAGCGTGTACTGCCTGAGCACCGAATACGCCCAGGTCGACCGCGAGCTGAACAATGAATTCGGCACCCTGCGCAAGATGCTCAACGACGGCCAGAAGGCTGCTCTGAAGAAGAGCCAGATCGCCTGGATCAAGGATCGCGATGCCCAGTGCAGCTACGAGCGCGACGGCGGTTACTTCGTCAACCTGCAGTGCGCCGTGAACAAGACCAACGAGCGCCTGGCCGTGCTGCGCGAGCGTGAGCGCGAGTGCCAGAGCACCGGTTGCGTCGACAGCAAGCTGTAA
- a CDS encoding MOSC domain-containing protein → MYTLSELYRYPVKSTAYEPLESVRLDALGLEGDRRWMVVDSANGRFLTQRLLPQMGRIEARWQDDFQALRLRAPGMDDLLVQVPGRDDNLRGVLIWRDMLQVPDAGDAAAQWLSAFLERDVRLVQMPEQRARQVDTAYAEPGEHVHFADGFPLLLIGQGSLDDLSAKVGRPLEMLRFRPNLVVTGAEPFAEDGWKRVRIGDVTFKVAKPCSRCILTTIDPHTGERDAAREPLATLLDYRNVNGEALFGQNLIALNSGTLREGMEVEVLE, encoded by the coding sequence ATGTACACGCTCAGCGAGCTCTACCGCTACCCGGTCAAATCCACTGCCTACGAGCCCCTGGAGTCCGTTCGCCTGGACGCCCTGGGCCTGGAAGGGGATCGACGCTGGATGGTGGTCGACTCCGCCAACGGGCGCTTCCTCACCCAGCGCCTGCTGCCCCAGATGGGCCGTATCGAGGCGCGCTGGCAGGACGATTTCCAGGCGTTGCGCCTGCGTGCACCGGGCATGGACGACCTGCTGGTGCAAGTGCCGGGACGCGATGACAACCTGCGTGGCGTGCTGATCTGGCGCGACATGCTGCAGGTGCCGGATGCCGGCGACGCCGCCGCGCAGTGGCTGAGCGCATTCCTCGAGCGTGATGTGCGCCTGGTGCAGATGCCCGAGCAGCGCGCGCGGCAGGTGGACACCGCCTACGCCGAGCCTGGCGAGCACGTGCACTTTGCCGATGGCTTCCCGCTGCTGCTGATCGGCCAGGGTTCGCTGGACGACCTGTCGGCGAAGGTTGGTCGCCCGCTGGAGATGCTGCGCTTCCGCCCGAATCTGGTGGTGACCGGCGCCGAGCCGTTCGCGGAAGACGGCTGGAAGCGCGTCCGCATCGGCGACGTCACCTTCAAGGTGGCCAAGCCCTGCTCGCGCTGCATCCTCACCACCATCGACCCGCATACCGGCGAGCGCGATGCCGCCCGTGAGCCGCTGGCGACCCTGCTGGACTATCGCAACGTCAATGGCGAGGCGCTGTTCGGCCAGAACCTGATCGCCCTGAACAGCGGAACGCTGCGCGAGGGTATGGAAGTGGAAGTTCTGGAGTAG
- a CDS encoding chemotaxis protein CheV: MAGILDTVDQRTQLVGENRLEILVFRLAGRQQFAINVFKVQEVLQLPRLTLIPQRHPMICGVINLRGQTLPVIDLSRAIGMRALTPDANSTIIVTEYNRSVQAFLVGGVERILNLNWESIQPPPGGAGRQHYLTAITKVEDRLVEIIDVEKVLAEIVPMNTRVSSDRLDDLLLSQTRGREVLVVDDSSVAISQLRDTLGQLGLRLHVATDGLRALQQLKRWADEGLDMEEKLLMIFTDAEMPEMDGYRLTTEIRNDPRLRDLYVVLHTSLSGSFNDAMVKKVGCDDFLSKFQPDQLVEVVRRRLQKVPA, encoded by the coding sequence ATGGCCGGTATTCTCGACACTGTCGATCAACGCACCCAACTGGTAGGCGAGAACCGCCTGGAAATCCTGGTCTTCCGCCTCGCCGGGCGGCAGCAGTTCGCGATCAACGTGTTCAAGGTGCAGGAAGTCCTGCAGCTGCCGCGCCTGACGCTGATCCCGCAGCGCCACCCGATGATCTGCGGGGTGATCAACCTGCGCGGCCAGACCCTGCCGGTGATCGACCTATCACGCGCCATCGGCATGCGCGCGCTGACCCCGGATGCCAACAGCACCATCATCGTCACCGAGTACAACCGTTCGGTGCAGGCGTTCCTGGTGGGCGGGGTGGAGCGCATCCTCAACCTCAACTGGGAGTCGATCCAGCCGCCGCCCGGTGGCGCCGGCCGCCAGCATTACCTGACCGCGATCACCAAGGTGGAAGACCGCCTGGTGGAGATCATCGACGTGGAGAAGGTGCTGGCCGAGATCGTGCCGATGAATACCCGCGTCTCCAGCGACCGCTTGGACGACTTGCTGCTCAGCCAGACCCGTGGCCGCGAAGTGCTGGTAGTGGATGACTCCAGTGTCGCCATCTCCCAGCTGCGCGATACCCTTGGCCAGCTCGGCCTGCGCCTGCATGTGGCGACCGACGGCCTGCGCGCGCTGCAGCAACTCAAGCGCTGGGCCGATGAAGGCCTGGATATGGAAGAGAAGCTGCTGATGATCTTCACCGACGCCGAGATGCCGGAAATGGACGGCTACCGGCTGACCACCGAGATCCGCAACGACCCGCGCCTGCGTGACCTCTACGTGGTGCTGCACACCTCGCTGTCGGGCAGCTTCAACGACGCCATGGTCAAGAAGGTCGGCTGCGACGACTTCCTCTCCAAGTTCCAGCCGGACCAGTTGGTGGAAGTGGTACGCCGCCGCCTGCAGAAAGTACCCGCGTAG
- the yegS gene encoding lipid kinase YegS — protein sequence MTQPRALLILHGKQAANDEVRAAVLATREAGRALDVRVTWESGDARRLVEEGLAAGYTTLIAGGGDGTVRDVAEALVQAGGKASLAILPLGTANDFARAAGVPLEPAAALALLDVPPRPIDLGEVDGQFFLNMATGGFGSKVTANTPEDLKKLLGGAAYLLTGLTRFSEVHAAQGRFTGPDFEWEGEFLALGIGNGRQAGGGHVLCPQATADDGLLDVSILPTPQDMVGTLGALLGSSGFGTQDVFVRARLPWVEVEAREGLDVNLDGEPLEGRKLRFEVRPAALAMHLPADSPLLSPTGRLAAEQG from the coding sequence ATGACCCAGCCCAGGGCCCTGCTGATCCTGCACGGCAAGCAAGCCGCCAACGACGAAGTGCGCGCCGCCGTGCTGGCCACGCGCGAAGCGGGGCGTGCCTTGGACGTGCGGGTGACCTGGGAGAGTGGTGACGCCAGGCGCCTGGTGGAGGAGGGCTTGGCGGCGGGATACACCACGCTGATCGCCGGCGGTGGCGACGGCACCGTGCGCGACGTCGCCGAGGCGCTGGTCCAGGCCGGCGGCAAGGCCAGCCTGGCCATCCTGCCGCTGGGCACCGCCAACGACTTCGCCCGCGCGGCCGGCGTGCCGCTCGAGCCCGCGGCCGCGCTGGCCTTGCTGGACGTGCCGCCGCGTCCCATCGACCTGGGGGAGGTCGACGGGCAGTTCTTCCTGAACATGGCCACGGGTGGCTTCGGTTCGAAGGTCACCGCCAACACCCCGGAAGACTTGAAGAAGCTGCTCGGCGGCGCAGCCTACCTGCTGACCGGTCTGACGCGCTTTTCTGAAGTCCATGCGGCCCAGGGGCGCTTTACCGGGCCGGATTTCGAGTGGGAGGGCGAATTCCTCGCCCTGGGCATCGGCAATGGCCGACAGGCCGGCGGCGGACATGTGCTCTGCCCGCAGGCCACGGCGGATGACGGGTTGCTGGACGTGAGCATCCTGCCTACCCCGCAGGACATGGTCGGTACGCTGGGCGCGCTGCTGGGCAGCAGCGGGTTCGGCACCCAGGACGTCTTCGTCCGGGCGCGCCTGCCCTGGGTCGAGGTGGAAGCCCGCGAGGGCCTGGATGTCAATCTCGACGGCGAGCCGCTGGAAGGTCGCAAGCTGCGTTTCGAGGTGCGCCCGGCAGCGCTCGCCATGCACCTGCCGGCAGACTCGCCGCTGCTCTCGCCCACTGGGCGGCTCGCTGCCGAACAAGGCTGA
- a CDS encoding FGGY-family carbohydrate kinase — protein sequence MNNNNYLLAIDNGTQSVRALLFDLQGNLVGKGKVELEAYFSSQPGWAEQHPDYYWEQLGEACKRLWASVDIDRSRIRGVSLTTQRGTVIHVDEAGQALRPAIIWLDQRRAELGDPIKGPWGWLFKLVGAQGAVDYFRTQAEANWVAQQQPDIHQRTHKLLLLSGFLTQRLCGRYVDSVACSVAYLPFDYKKLAWAAPRDWKWQAIDVRPEQLPELYKPGEKLGEITAEASRLTGIPEGLPLIAAGADKACEVLGAGAIDPTVACLSYGTTATINTTRSRYLETIPLIPPYPAAIPDHYNTEVMIYRGFWMVSWFKREFGLREMQRAEELGIEPEKLFDELVNSVPAGSMGLMLQPYWTPGIREPGLEAKGSIIGFGDVHTRAHIYRAILEGLAYALRQGKERIEKRSGTRIQRLRVAGGGSQSDAAMQLTADIFGLPAERPHVYEASGLGAAIDCAVGLKLYPDFASAIAAMTRVGDVFHPRPEAQRTYERLYNEVYQRMYKQLKPLYQSIREITGYPA from the coding sequence ATGAATAACAACAACTATCTGCTGGCCATCGACAACGGCACTCAGAGCGTGCGCGCGCTGCTCTTCGACCTCCAGGGCAACCTGGTGGGTAAGGGCAAGGTCGAGCTGGAAGCGTATTTCTCCTCGCAGCCCGGTTGGGCCGAGCAGCACCCGGACTATTACTGGGAGCAGCTGGGAGAGGCGTGCAAGCGCCTATGGGCCAGCGTCGACATCGACCGCAGCCGCATCCGTGGCGTGTCGCTGACTACCCAGCGCGGCACGGTGATCCATGTCGACGAAGCCGGCCAGGCCCTGCGCCCGGCGATCATCTGGCTGGACCAGCGCCGCGCGGAGCTGGGCGACCCGATCAAGGGGCCCTGGGGTTGGCTGTTCAAGCTGGTGGGCGCGCAGGGCGCCGTGGACTACTTCCGCACCCAGGCCGAAGCGAACTGGGTGGCCCAGCAGCAGCCGGACATCCACCAGCGCACCCACAAGCTGCTGCTGCTCTCGGGCTTTCTCACCCAGCGCCTGTGCGGGCGCTACGTGGACTCGGTGGCCTGCAGCGTTGCCTACCTGCCGTTCGACTACAAGAAGCTCGCCTGGGCCGCGCCGCGGGACTGGAAGTGGCAGGCGATCGACGTGCGCCCCGAGCAATTGCCGGAGCTGTACAAGCCCGGTGAGAAACTGGGCGAGATCACCGCCGAGGCCAGTCGCCTGACGGGTATTCCCGAAGGCCTGCCGCTGATCGCCGCTGGCGCCGACAAGGCCTGCGAAGTACTCGGCGCGGGCGCCATCGACCCGACCGTGGCGTGCCTGTCCTACGGCACCACCGCGACCATCAACACCACTCGTTCGCGCTACCTGGAAACCATCCCGCTGATCCCGCCGTACCCGGCGGCGATTCCCGATCACTACAACACCGAGGTGATGATCTACCGCGGCTTCTGGATGGTCAGCTGGTTCAAGCGCGAGTTCGGCCTGCGCGAGATGCAGCGTGCCGAGGAGCTGGGCATCGAACCGGAGAAACTCTTCGACGAACTGGTCAACAGCGTGCCCGCCGGCTCCATGGGCCTGATGCTGCAACCCTACTGGACGCCGGGCATCCGCGAGCCGGGCCTGGAGGCCAAGGGCTCGATCATTGGCTTCGGCGACGTGCACACCCGCGCGCACATCTACCGCGCCATCCTCGAAGGCCTTGCCTACGCGCTGCGCCAGGGCAAGGAGCGCATCGAGAAGCGCTCCGGCACCCGCATCCAGCGCCTGCGCGTGGCTGGCGGTGGTTCGCAGAGCGACGCAGCGATGCAGCTCACCGCTGACATCTTCGGCCTGCCGGCGGAGCGCCCGCACGTCTACGAAGCTTCCGGCCTGGGTGCGGCCATCGATTGCGCGGTGGGGCTGAAGCTTTATCCGGACTTCGCCAGCGCCATCGCCGCCATGACCCGCGTGGGTGACGTCTTCCACCCGCGCCCCGAGGCGCAGCGGACCTACGAGCGGCTCTACAACGAGGTCTACCAGCGCATGTACAAGCAGCTCAAGCCGCTGTACCAGAGCATTCGGGAGATCACCGGCTACCCGGCCTGA
- a CDS encoding glycerol-3-phosphate dehydrogenase/oxidase, translating to MPAWNAAWRAQALPELAARDWDLIVVGGGITGAGILREAARRGWRCLLVEQRDFAWGTSSRSSKMVHGGLRYIAKGQFGLTRDSVRERQRLLGEAPGLVDPLSFIMPHYQGGFPGPRVFGTLLSLYDALAGRRNHLFHRLEELRYLAPGLKEDRLLGGTRFQDAVTDDARLVMRVLGEARAEGGEALNGLKVIELDRRDGRVQGLIAEDSESGERFIFRSRAVALATGAWADALRQKHGSEHIRPLRGSHLLLPAWRLPVAHAFSFMHGQDKRPVFVFPWEGATVVGTTDLDHRETLDDDAAISREEVDYLLAACAQQFPSAQITAGDVRSTWAGVRPVVSDGAPSLKPSDEKREHALWVEPGCVTLAGGKLTTFRLLALEVLAACAPMLERPLEAAGEQVFESVELIALPGLTPPQQIRLRGRHGRALPELARVLKTVGSECIGHTDSLWAELAWAAEGELVLHLDDLLLRRTRIGLLLADGGAHELPRIRALCQPRLGWDDARWKREEQDYLALWRRCYSLPH from the coding sequence ATGCCTGCCTGGAACGCAGCCTGGCGCGCGCAGGCGCTGCCGGAGCTGGCGGCGCGCGACTGGGACCTGATCGTGGTCGGCGGCGGCATCACCGGCGCCGGCATCCTGCGCGAAGCGGCACGGCGCGGTTGGCGCTGCCTGCTGGTCGAGCAGCGCGATTTCGCCTGGGGCACTTCCAGCCGCTCCTCGAAGATGGTCCACGGCGGCCTGCGCTACATCGCCAAGGGCCAGTTCGGCCTGACCCGCGACTCGGTGCGCGAGCGCCAGCGCCTGCTGGGTGAGGCACCGGGGCTGGTCGATCCGCTGAGCTTCATCATGCCGCACTACCAGGGCGGCTTCCCCGGCCCGCGGGTGTTCGGCACCCTGCTGTCGCTGTACGACGCGCTGGCGGGGCGACGTAACCATCTGTTCCATCGCCTGGAGGAATTGCGCTACCTGGCGCCGGGCCTGAAGGAAGATCGCCTGCTGGGCGGCACCCGCTTCCAGGATGCAGTGACCGATGACGCGCGCCTGGTCATGCGCGTACTCGGCGAAGCACGGGCCGAGGGCGGCGAAGCGTTGAATGGTTTGAAGGTGATTGAACTGGATCGCCGCGACGGTCGAGTTCAGGGACTGATCGCCGAGGACAGCGAGAGTGGTGAACGCTTCATCTTCCGCAGCCGCGCCGTCGCGCTGGCCACCGGCGCCTGGGCCGATGCGCTGCGGCAGAAGCATGGCAGCGAGCACATCCGCCCGCTGCGTGGCAGCCACCTGCTGCTGCCGGCGTGGCGCCTGCCTGTCGCCCATGCCTTCAGCTTCATGCACGGGCAGGACAAGCGTCCGGTCTTTGTCTTCCCCTGGGAAGGCGCGACCGTGGTCGGCACCACCGACCTCGATCACCGCGAAACGCTGGACGACGACGCTGCCATCAGCCGCGAAGAAGTGGATTACCTGCTGGCGGCTTGCGCACAGCAATTCCCGTCCGCGCAGATCACTGCCGGTGACGTGCGTTCCACCTGGGCCGGCGTGCGCCCGGTGGTCAGTGATGGTGCTCCGTCGCTCAAGCCGTCGGACGAGAAGCGCGAGCATGCGCTGTGGGTCGAGCCCGGCTGCGTGACACTGGCCGGCGGCAAGCTCACCACCTTCCGCCTGTTGGCGCTGGAGGTGCTCGCCGCCTGTGCGCCAATGCTGGAGCGCCCGCTGGAAGCGGCTGGCGAGCAAGTCTTCGAGTCGGTTGAACTGATCGCCTTGCCGGGTCTGACCCCGCCCCAGCAAATCCGCCTGCGCGGTCGCCATGGCCGTGCGCTGCCGGAGCTGGCGCGGGTACTGAAAACCGTGGGCAGCGAATGCATCGGCCACACCGATTCACTCTGGGCCGAGCTGGCCTGGGCGGCGGAAGGCGAACTGGTGCTGCACCTGGATGACCTGCTGCTGCGCCGCACCCGTATCGGCCTGCTCCTGGCCGACGGTGGCGCCCACGAGCTGCCAAGAATTCGCGCGCTGTGCCAGCCACGCCTGGGCTGGGACGACGCGCGCTGGAAACGCGAAGAACAGGACTACCTGGCGTTGTGGCGTCGCTGCTACAGCCTTCCGCACTGA
- a CDS encoding FAD-binding oxidoreductase, with translation MRRWNGWGEETTVVELPDNGRGFLAELVGPGLTLPDASLEQVLAKVPASRLPEHPLVVREARDRLLHARGQSLPDWLAMREGEFGVFPDGVAYPQTAEQIRELLKFAEIWDCLVIPYGGGTSVAGHINPPASDKAVLTVSLEHMNRLLELDEQSLIATFGPGANGPQVESQLRARGYTLGHFPQSWELSTLGGWVASRSSGQQSLRYGRIEQLFAGGTLETFAGSLEIPTFPASSAGPDLREVVMGSEGRFGILSSVRVRVTRIADDERFYAVFLPSWEQALEGIRTLVQARVPLSMLRLSNAIETTTQLALAGHPGQIAWLERYLKLRGAAEGKCMLTFGVTGDRAQNATSLRAARRLLKGFGGVFTGTLLGKKWAQNRFRFPYLREALWENGYVVDTLETATDWSNVDNLLNRIEASLREGLAAEGERVHVFTHLSHVYGEGSSIYTTYVFRPAGSYAETHERWRKLKHAASQTIAQNRGTISHQHGVGKDHAPYLPVEKGPLGMAAIKSLARHFDPSGRLNPGTLLQD, from the coding sequence ATGCGACGCTGGAACGGCTGGGGTGAAGAAACGACGGTAGTGGAACTGCCCGACAACGGACGCGGTTTTCTCGCCGAGCTGGTTGGCCCTGGCCTGACGCTCCCGGACGCCTCGCTGGAGCAGGTACTGGCCAAGGTGCCGGCCTCGCGCCTGCCCGAGCATCCGCTGGTGGTGCGCGAAGCCCGCGACCGCCTGCTGCACGCCCGAGGCCAGAGCCTGCCGGACTGGCTGGCGATGCGCGAAGGCGAGTTCGGCGTGTTCCCCGATGGCGTGGCCTACCCGCAGACTGCCGAGCAGATCCGCGAGCTGCTGAAGTTCGCCGAGATCTGGGACTGCCTGGTGATCCCGTACGGCGGCGGCACCTCGGTGGCCGGCCACATCAACCCGCCGGCGTCCGACAAGGCGGTGCTCACCGTTTCCCTGGAGCACATGAACCGCCTGCTGGAGCTGGACGAGCAGAGCCTGATCGCCACCTTCGGCCCCGGCGCCAACGGCCCGCAGGTGGAAAGCCAGCTGCGCGCCCGTGGCTATACCCTGGGTCACTTCCCTCAGTCCTGGGAGCTTTCCACCCTCGGTGGCTGGGTTGCCAGCCGCTCCAGTGGCCAGCAATCGCTGCGCTACGGTCGCATCGAGCAGTTGTTCGCTGGCGGCACCCTGGAAACCTTCGCGGGAAGTCTTGAGATCCCGACCTTCCCGGCATCCTCCGCAGGCCCTGACCTGCGCGAGGTGGTGATGGGTTCCGAAGGCCGCTTCGGCATTCTCTCGTCGGTGAGGGTACGGGTCACGCGCATCGCCGACGATGAGCGCTTCTACGCGGTGTTCCTGCCTTCATGGGAGCAGGCGCTGGAAGGTATCCGCACCCTGGTGCAGGCGCGCGTGCCGCTGTCCATGCTGCGCCTGTCCAATGCCATCGAGACCACGACTCAATTGGCCCTGGCCGGCCATCCGGGGCAGATCGCCTGGCTGGAGCGCTACCTGAAGCTGCGCGGCGCGGCCGAGGGCAAGTGCATGCTGACCTTCGGCGTCACCGGTGATCGCGCGCAGAACGCGACTTCGCTGCGCGCCGCGCGGCGGCTTCTGAAGGGCTTCGGTGGCGTATTCACCGGCACCCTGCTGGGCAAGAAGTGGGCGCAGAACCGTTTCCGCTTCCCCTACCTGCGCGAGGCGCTGTGGGAGAACGGCTACGTAGTCGACACCCTGGAAACCGCTACCGACTGGTCCAACGTCGACAACCTGCTGAACCGCATCGAAGCCAGCCTGCGCGAAGGCCTGGCCGCCGAGGGCGAGCGTGTGCATGTGTTCACCCACCTGTCGCACGTCTACGGTGAGGGTTCGAGCATCTACACCACCTACGTGTTCCGCCCGGCTGGCAGCTATGCGGAGACACACGAGCGCTGGCGCAAGCTCAAGCATGCCGCCAGCCAGACCATCGCCCAGAACCGCGGCACCATCAGCCACCAGCACGGCGTGGGCAAGGATCACGCGCCCTACCTGCCGGTGGAGAAGGGCCCGCTGGGCATGGCGGCGATCAAGTCGCTGGCCAGGCATTTCGATCCGTCCGGCCGGCTGAACCCCGGCACCCTGTTGCAGGACTGA
- a CDS encoding AraC family transcriptional regulator produces the protein MHSLGYTSVPALLKYLRHAESLGMDLDVALKAAGLERSQLSDNSQRLPSEAHERLLQHLCAHSGDPLFGLHSARFVQPGSWSVLGYITMNCANLGEAMGRIIPYEKLVGDMGVSRLEPGADHIKLIWNCRHEAVQIRRHMVENVLASWLLYARWIADTNGSPQEVWFEHAQPEGADVAEYGQLFGCPVRFEQPFSALLVPLQLLSYPLRQADANLLRTLEEHALALMAELDDDEPLPLRVKNALRLLLKDGLPRKERVAERFEMTVRTLQRHLQQAGTSYQQILDELRQELAEHYLVHSDLPIQDIAQYLGFTESRSFHRSFKGWTDQTPGEYRQQHKKTPV, from the coding sequence ATGCATTCCCTCGGCTACACATCCGTCCCTGCACTGCTGAAGTACCTGCGCCACGCCGAGTCTCTCGGTATGGACCTGGACGTCGCCCTCAAGGCCGCGGGCCTGGAGCGTTCGCAACTGAGCGACAACAGCCAGCGCCTGCCCAGCGAGGCCCACGAGCGCCTGCTGCAGCACCTGTGCGCGCATTCCGGCGACCCGCTGTTCGGTCTGCACTCCGCACGCTTCGTGCAGCCAGGCTCGTGGAGCGTGCTGGGCTACATCACCATGAACTGCGCCAACCTGGGCGAAGCCATGGGCCGCATCATTCCCTACGAGAAGCTGGTCGGCGACATGGGCGTCAGCCGCCTGGAACCGGGTGCGGATCACATCAAGCTGATCTGGAACTGCCGCCACGAGGCCGTGCAGATCCGTCGGCACATGGTGGAGAACGTGCTGGCGTCCTGGCTGCTCTACGCGCGCTGGATCGCCGACACCAATGGTTCACCGCAGGAAGTCTGGTTCGAACACGCGCAGCCCGAGGGCGCCGACGTCGCCGAATACGGGCAGTTGTTCGGCTGCCCGGTGCGTTTCGAGCAACCCTTCAGCGCCCTGCTGGTGCCCCTGCAGTTGCTCAGCTACCCGTTGCGCCAGGCCGACGCCAATCTGCTGCGCACCCTGGAAGAGCACGCCCTGGCGCTGATGGCCGAGCTGGACGACGACGAGCCGCTGCCGCTGCGGGTGAAGAACGCCCTGCGCCTGCTGCTCAAGGATGGCCTGCCGCGCAAGGAGCGCGTCGCCGAGCGCTTTGAGATGACCGTGCGAACCCTGCAACGCCACCTGCAGCAAGCCGGTACCAGCTACCAGCAGATCCTCGACGAACTGCGCCAGGAACTGGCCGAGCACTACCTGGTGCACAGCGACCTGCCGATCCAGGACATCGCCCAGTACCTGGGCTTCACCGAGTCACGCTCGTTCCACCGCAGCTTCAAGGGCTGGACGGACCAGACGCCGGGCGAGTATCGCCAGCAGCATAAAAAAACGCCGGTCTGA